TGAAAAAACTAACCTTCATTGTATACTTATTCATTTCTTCTTTTCAACTTTTTTCGCAAGCACAAGCTGAAGTAAGAAAAGAAAATATTTGCAAGGGAGCAGCAATTAGTGTTGTAGCTAATGTGAAACCTTTTATTGATAACGGTTTTTCTAAATCTGAAATTATAGAAATGGGGAAGGAGCTTGTAAAAGATGTTATAAAAGATTCACCTACTAAAGCCTATGATTTATTAAAAGCTAAAAAATCAAAAAGTGAAGTAATTGAGATACTTTACAATGATTTTATGAAGTTGGATGAAAAAGTTGTACTAAAATTTTTATTAAAACCACAACCGGATGATGATGATTAAAATCATCTACTTAATCTAAGTAACTAACCTCCTAAAAACCAAAACATTTTAGGTTACTTCAAGAATTATTCGTAAATTTGCACGCCTTTTTACGAGTACAGATTTAAAAAGGGTAGAAAATAACATTTATTAAGTTTAATTTCTCTTGGCGTTAGCATCGTTAAAAATCTGGTTAGCAAAAAGATACAAATATTTATTTCAGACATGTCTGAAGAAACAAAAAACACAGCAGAAGCTGTAAATCCAGCAGAATTTTTAGCAACCTTTAACTGGCACAAATACGAAGAAGGTATTGATGAAGTTGATGAGTCTAAATTAAAAGAATTTGAAAAAGCCTTAGAAGGTACAGTTGGGTTCGTAAACGAGCGCGATGTTATCGAAGGTGAAGTAGTACGTATTACTGATCGTGATGCTATTATCGACATCAACTCTAAGTCAGAAGGTGTAATTTCGTTAAACGAATTCCGTTACAATCCAAATTTAGCTGTTGGAGACAAAGTAGAAGTATTAGTTGACAAAAGAGAAGACTCTTCTGGTCAATTAGTATTATCTCACAAAAAAGCACGTGTAATCAAAGCTTGGGATCGTGTTAACAATGCACACGAAACTGGTGAAATCGTTAACGGTTTTGTTAAGTGTAGAACTCGTGGAGGTATGATCGTTGATGTATTTGGTATTGAAGCATTCTTACCAGGTTCTCAAATTGATGTGAAGCCTATCCGTGACTACGATCAATATGTAGAAAAAACTATGGAATTCAAAGTTGTGAAAATCAACCACGAATTTAAGAACGTAGTAGTATCTCATAAAGCATTAATCGAAGCTGATTTAGAAGATCAAAAACGTGAAATTATCGGTCAATTAGAAAAAGGACAAGTACTAGAAGGTGTTGTTAAAAACATTACTTCTTATGGTGTATTTGTTGACTTAGGAGGTGTTGACGGATTAATTCACATTACTGATTTATCTTGGTCTCGTATCAACCACCCGAACGAAGTTGTTGAGTTAGATCAAAAATTAAACGTTGTAATCTTAGACTTTGATGATAACAAGTCAAGAATTCAATTAGGATTAAAACAATTATCTGCTCACCCATGGGAAGCTTTAAATGCTGATTTAAAAGTTGGTGATAAAGTAAAAGGTAAAGTAGTTGTTTTAGCTGATTATGGTGCATTTGTAGAGGTTGAAGAAGGAGTAGAAGGATTAATCCACGTATCTGAAATGTCATGGTCAACTCACTTACGTTCTGCACAAGATTTCGTAAAAGTTGGTGATGAAGTAGAAGCTCAAATCTTAACATTAGACCGCGAAGAGCGTAAAATGTCTTTAGGTATGAAGCAATTACACCCAGATCCATGGACAGATATTACTACTAAATACCCAGTAGGTTCTAAACACACTGGTACTGTACGTAACTACACTAACTTTGGTGTATTCGTAGAGTTAGAAGAAGGTATTGATGGATTAGTATATATCTCTGATTTATCTTGGACTAAGAAAATTAAGCACCCATCAGATTTCGTAACTGTAGGTGATCAATTAGAAGTTCAAGTATTAGAATTAGACGTAGAGAACCGTAAATTAAACTTAGGTCACAAGCAAACTCAAGATAACCCTTGGGATGCTCATGAATCTACTTATACAATCGGATCTATCCACGAAGGTACTATCAAAGAGAAAAATGATAAAGGTGCAACTGTAGTATTTGCTGATGGTGTTGAAGCTTTCGCTCCAACTCGTTTCTTAGAAAAAGAAGACGGAGGTAAATTAGCTAAAGGTGACGAGACTAAGTTCCAAGTAACTGAGTTTAGTAAAGAGTACCGTAGAATTGTTGTTTCTCATACTTCTATCTTTAGAGAAGAAGAACAAAAGAACATCAAAGCTGCTGCTGCTAAAGCTCAAGAAGTAGAGAAAACTACTTTAGGAGATATCGGTGGATTAGCTGAATTAAAGAAGAAAATGGAAGGAAAATAATCCGAACAATTTCTTAAAATGTAAAAACCGTTAAGCTTGTAAAGCTTAGCGGTTTTTTTAATTCCTTATGTAACAAATGTTACAGTTAAAGCTCTCCCTTTTTAAAGGATACTTTCTTAAATAGCTTTATATTTGCTCACCAATTAAAAATTAATATGACACTTATTAAATCTATATCAGGTATTAGAGGTACCATAGGCGGAAATACAGGTGACAACTTAACACCTATAGATGCTGTAAAATTTGCAGCAGCTTACGGTACGTTTATAAAAAAGAAAAACTCCGAAAAAGAAAAAATTACCATTGTAATAGGTAGAGATGCCCGTATTTCGGGTAAAATGATAAGTAACTTAGTCGCAAATACACTAGTCGGTTTAGGAATTGATGTAATCGATTTAGGTTTATCTACAACACCAACGGTTGAAGTTGCTGTTCCTTTAGAAAAAGCGGATGGAGGTATTATTTTAACTGCTTCACACAATCCAAAACAATGGAATGCTTTAAAATTATTGAATGAAAAAGGAGAGTTTTTAAACGGTGAAGATGGAGTGGAAATTTTAAAGATTGCTGAAAATGATGCTACTATACAGTTTGCTGAAGTTGATGATTTAGGATCATATAGAAAAAAGAAGAACTACATTAAGAAACATATCAAAGAAGTTTTAAAACTAGATTTAGTAGATAAGAAAGCCATCAAAAAAGCGAAATTTAAAGTTGTTGTTGATGGTGTAAACTCTACTGGAGGAATTGCTATTCCTGCTTTATTAAAAGAGTTAGGAGTAAAATGTATAGAGTTATATTGTGAACCTAACGGACACTTTCCACACAATCCAGAACCTTTAAAAGAACACTTAACGGATATTTCTGAATTAGTAGTGAAGGAAAAAGCAGATTTAGGTATTGTAGTTGACCCTGATGTAGACCGTTTAGCTCTAATTTCTGAAGATGGCTCTATGTTTGGAGAAGAATACACTTTAGTAGCTTGTGCCGATTATGTTTTAGGTCAATTAGGAGGTGGTAACACTGTTTCTAACTTATCATCTTCAAGAGCCTTACGTGATGTTACTGAAAAACATGGAGGAATATACACGGCAAGTGCAGTAGGAGAGGTGAACGTAGTACAAATGATGAAGGATACCAATACTGTAATTGGAGGAGAAGGTAATGGAGGAATTATTTATCCTGAGTCTCATTATGGAAGAGATTCATTAGTAGGAGTCGCTTTATTTTTATCACATTTAGCACACAAAAAGACATCTTGTAAAGCCTTAAGAGATTCATATCCTAGCTACTTTATGAGCAAAAATAAAATCCAGTTAACACCACAAATTGATGTTGATAAGATTTTAGAAACCATGGCTAACAACTATAAAAATGAAGATGTAAACACTATTGATGGCGTAAAAATTGATTTTGCTAACGAGTGGGTACACTTACGTAAGTCGAATACCGAGCCAATCATCAGAATTTATGCAGAAAGTACTAGCCAAGACAATGCAGATGCTTTAGCCAAAAGATTTATCACTGAAATACAACAAATAATACAATAGTTCTTTGAAATTAAAAATAGTAAGTTTATTAATGCTGATGGTTTCAGCATCAATAATGGCGCAGGAGAAAAACGAAGAAATCATTCAAAAGAAAAAAGTAACTAACAAAGGAAAATTCTTCGTCTATTGGGGATGGAACTGGGCTAGTTATTCTAATTCAGATATTCGTTTTAAAGGAGCAAATTACGATTTTACGTTACAAAATGTAAAAGCTCAAGACAGACAAACAAAGTTTTCTTTTAATGATTATTTTAATCCAGGTAGAGTGACTATTCCTCAAACTAACTATAGAATAGGATATTTTTTCAAAGAAAACTATACTGTATCTATTGGAGTAGATCATATGAAATATGTAATGATAGCTGATCAAGATGTAAAAATCAATGGAAACATTAATATAGGAAACACAAAGTATGATGGAACATATAATAATGAAACCATCAATTTAGCAGGCGATTTTTTACGTTTTGAGCATACCGACGGTTTAAATTACCTTAATGTAGAAGTAAAGCGTTTTGACGATGTAAGCCACTGGTTTGGTTTAAACTTAGAAAACTTACAAATCAATTTAACAGAAGGTGTTGGGCTTGGTATTTTATATCCAAGAACTAATACAACCTTATTAGGTATGGAGCGCCACGACGATTTTCATTTATCAGGATACGGAGCTTCTATTGGAGGTGGTTTAAATATCACATTTTTAAAACACTTTTTTGTACAGGCTGATTTAAAAGGAGGGTATATTTATATGCCAGATGTTAAGACAACTAAAAGTTCTGTAGATTCCGCCTCACAAAGTTTTTACTTTTTTGAGAATACCATTTTAATAGGAGGTAAATTTAGACTTTAATAACAAAGTGTTATAAATACGTTAATATTATAACTATTTTAGGCTAACTAGTAGTATACTGCTAATTTTACGTAACATAACAAACAACTAGAGATTTCAACTATGGATTTAGAACAGTATTTTGATAAGTTCAGAAAAAATATTGTAGGTATAGATCAAACTTTTCAAACACCATACGGTGAAAAGAAAATGATTTATACAGATTGGACTGCAAGCGGAAGATTATATCGACCTATAGAAGAACAACTTTTAAATAAGTTTGGACCTTTTGTAGCCAATACACATACAGAAACTTCAACTTCAGGAGCAGCTATGACTTTAGCGTATCATGAAGCTCGAAATATCATCAAGCGTCACGTAAATGCATCTTCTAACGATGTATTAATTACGGAAGGGTCTGGTATGACGGGGGTTGTGAATAAATTTCAGCGTATTTTAGGGCTAAAAATAAATGAAAATTTAAAAGAAAACACACAGGTTCCAGATGAAAAAAGACCTATTGTCTTTGTAAGTCATATGGAGCATCACTCAAACCAAACATCTTGGATTGAAACTATAGCAGATGTAGAGGTTGTTCCTTGTAATGATGAAGGTTTAGTGTGTTTAGATAAGTTTGAAGAAACTATAAAAAAGTACTTAGATAGACCTATTAAAATAGCTTCTATAGTAGCAGGATCAAATGTAACAGGAATAAAGACTGACTATCATAAAGTAGCTTCATTAATTCATAAATATGGAGGTTTGTGCTTTGTTGATTTTGCCTGTTCTGCACCTTATGTTGATATTGATATGCATCCTGAAAAAGAAGATGAATATTTAGATGCTATTTTCTTTTCTCCACACAAATTTTTAGGAGGCCCGGGAAGTTCTGGGGTGTTGATTTTTAATAAAAAGTTGTATAAAAATATGGTTCCTGATAACCCTGGAGGAGGCACAGTTAGTTATACAAACCCATGGGGACAGCATGATTATTTTGATGATGTAGAGACGCGTGAAGATGGGGGAACACCAGCTTTTTTACAAACTATTAAAATAGCTTTATGTATTCAGGTAAAAGATCAAATGGGTACAAATAAAATAAAGGAACGTGAAGATGAAATCAATCCAATTATTTTTAACTGTTTAGAAAATTTGGAAGGAGTTAAAATATTAGCTCCAGATCATAAAGATCGTTTGAGTATTTTTTCTTTCTATTTTGAAAAATATCACTTTAACCTTGTTGTAAAATTATTAAATGACCGATTTGGAATTCAAACTAGAGGTGGATGTTCATGTGCAGGAACTTATGGACATTTCTTATTAAATGTAGATCAAATAAGATCAAATGAAATAAAAGGTCAAATATTAGAAGGTTGTAATACAGAAAAACCAGGTTGGGTACGTTTATCAGTACATCCAACAATTACAAATGAAGAAGTACAATTTATTTGTGAATCGTTACAAGCGTTAGCTGAAAATATTGAAGAATGGTCTAAAGACTATGAGTACGACATTGCTAAAAATGATTATGTACATAAAACCATTGAACCAATTGAAAAGCAACTGGTAACTGATTGGTTTTCGTTATAATTATGATATGACACACTTAAATAGCTCTTTTTTAGAAGACAATTATTCAAAAATTAAAGAAGACTCTATATCTGGAAGGTGGATAACACTAACAGATATAGAGCCTTTATATTTAGGCTTACAAAACTCAGAAATTCAAACAAAAATTATTGGAGAATCTGAAGAAGGAAGGGCCATTTATAAATTAAAACTGGGAAAGGGTAAAAAAAGAATTCTTGTTTGGAGTCAAATGCATGGTAATGAAAGTACAGGAACCAAAGCTGTATTCGATTTTTTAAACTTCTTACAACGCTTTCCTACTCACCAAATAACAAAATCTATTATAGATAATTGTAGTATTACCATTGTTCCTATGTTAAATCCAGATGGAGCACAAGCATACACACGTGTTAATGCTAACAATGTAGACTTAAATAGAGATGCTGTTGAGTTAGAGGCCAAAGAGAGTAAACTTTTACGTAGTGTTTTAGAAGAAGTAAATCCTCAATTTTGCTTCAATTTACATGATCAAAGAACCATTTTTGGTGTTGAAGGAACTAAAAATCCAGCGACAATATCGTTTTTAGCACCTTCAGAAGAAGAAAAAAGAACAATTACAGAAGGGAGAAAAGAAACTATGAATGTAATTGTTGCTATGAATGATTTGTTACAAGAAATTATACCCAATCATGTTGGTCGTTATACAGATGAATTTTATCCAACTGCTACAGGAGATAATTTTCAAAAGCTAGGACACAATACAATATTAATTGAAGCGGGGCATTTTGCGGGTGATTACGACAGGGAAGAGGTTAGAAAATTCAATTTTTACGCGCTATTACAGGGAATATACCATATTTCTTCAGTAGAAAGCTTTAAAGAATTTGAAAAATATTTAGCTATTCCTAACAATATCAAGAACTTCTACGATGTGATTTATCGATCAAAAAATAATGAAAAAGATGTTGCATATCAGTATGTAGAAACTATAGAAAATGATAAATTTGCACTCGTTTTAACAAAGGAAAAAGAAGGTAACTTATCTATGTATTTAGCTCATAAAGAATTCATAAAAAACAGTTAAAAATTCTACTTTCTTTAAATAAAACTTATTTTTTTTAGAAAAAAACTATATTTTAGCAATATTACTTGAAGAAAACAAAAAAATGAAGAAGTTCATACTAGATGAGATTGATCATCAAATTTTAGACATTTTAATAGAGAATGCACGTACACCTTTTACAGACATCGCAAAGAAGTTGTTAGTATCTGCTGGTACTATACATGTACGTGTAAAGAAAATGGAAGACGAAGGAATTATTCAAGGGTCTACTTTAACCTTGAATTATGAGAAAATGGGGTATTCATTTATTGCTCACGTTGGAATTTTTTTAGAGAAGACATCTATGACGCAACATGTTTTAGACAATTTAAGATTGATTCCTAATGTAACTGTAGCCTACGTAACTGCAGGAAAATATAATATTTTCTGTAAAGTACGTGCTAAAAACACTAACGATGCAAAAGACATTATTTATAGAATAGATGATATTCATGGCGTTAATAGAACTGAAACAATGATTGCTCTTGAAGAAAGCATCAATGATAAAAAGCGTTTAATGCACGCAATTTTTAAAGATATTTAAAAACTATTTTTATAAAAGTTAAAAGGGTAGCATAATTATGCTACCCTTTTTTATTGTTTTCAATAAATTAACTGTTTCTATTCAAATAAAAACAGTATTTAATTTATAAAAAAGAGTAGAGTATAAGGAGACTATTATTATAAACTCCAATTAAACTTTTCATAAACTACATACCAATCTTTAGGGAAATCAGCTTTAATTAATAGTTTTTTATTCGAATATGGATGAATGAACTCTAAAGAATAAGCGTGTAAAAAAAGATTTTCACAATCAAAATTATCAATAAACATTGTATTGTGATTTTTATCACCATATTTGGGGTCTCCAACAAGTGGGTGACTAATTTTGTTCATATGGATTCGTAACTGGTGTAATCTCCCTGTTTTAGGGGCTAGCTTTACCAAACTATACCTAGATGTGTCATAAGGTTTTACAGGAATATTTACTGTAACCGTTTTTATAGTACTTAAATGTGTTTCTGCATCTTTATGTACGTTAGCGTCTCTTCCTTTTACTGGAGAATCTATAATTTTAGTTTCAGGAGCATGACCTCTAACAATTCCGTAATACGTTTTTTGTATTTCGTTTTTGGTAAACAGCTCTTGAAACTTGGCTACAAACTTTGTTTCTTTTGCTAGTAATATAATTCCAGACGTTTTTCTATCAAGACGATGAATTGGATACATTTTTTGATTGAATTGCTGTTGAATCATTTGTAACAAAGAGTCTTCATCAGCAACATTTCTAGAATGATGCGCGTGATGTACAACTACATTGTTAGGTTTTGATACGCACAACACATAATCATCTTCATAAATAACATCTAGCTTCATTATACTATTCGTTTACTGGTTTTAATTTGGTGAAATTTAAAAGGAGTAAAGATAACGCACCACATATAAAAAATCCCATAAAAAGTGGGAGAGTAGTGGTTTCAACATATTTCCCTATGAATGTAGCAATTGGTACTGCCATAATGGTAGATACAAACCCATTAATAGCAGCTCCAATACCAGCAATATGTCCAACAGGCTGCATTGCTAATGCTCGAAGGTTTCCAAATAAAAATCCGATTGAAAAAAACTGTAATGCAAAGAAAATTAATAGTATTACAATACTTGGATTTTCCTTTTGATAAAATAATGTTATATAAATAATGGGAACAGTTGAAAACATAATTAAAAAGAATGAAACGAGTTTATGCATTCCAAACTTCATAACAAATGAACCATTTAAAAAAGTAGCAAAACCAACAGAAATGGCTAAACCAGCAAAGATGTATGGAAATTCGTCTACCAATAAATACTGTTCTTGAAAAATTTGTTGTGAAGCACTTAAATATACCATAAACGACCCAGTGATAAAACCAGATATAAGTGTGAAAATAACAGCTTGTTTATATTTTATAAATTCTTTAGAACCATCTAAAAATAAACGAAATGCAAACTTGATTCTGTTTTCTTCTTGAAGAGTTTCTGGTTGACGCTTCCATAGCCAAAACATAACTACAACACCAAATATTAATTGACTATAAAATATAGATTTCCACCCGTAAGCATCCAACATTAACTTACCAATAGCA
The nucleotide sequence above comes from Tenacibaculum singaporense. Encoded proteins:
- the rpsA gene encoding 30S ribosomal protein S1, whose translation is MSEETKNTAEAVNPAEFLATFNWHKYEEGIDEVDESKLKEFEKALEGTVGFVNERDVIEGEVVRITDRDAIIDINSKSEGVISLNEFRYNPNLAVGDKVEVLVDKREDSSGQLVLSHKKARVIKAWDRVNNAHETGEIVNGFVKCRTRGGMIVDVFGIEAFLPGSQIDVKPIRDYDQYVEKTMEFKVVKINHEFKNVVVSHKALIEADLEDQKREIIGQLEKGQVLEGVVKNITSYGVFVDLGGVDGLIHITDLSWSRINHPNEVVELDQKLNVVILDFDDNKSRIQLGLKQLSAHPWEALNADLKVGDKVKGKVVVLADYGAFVEVEEGVEGLIHVSEMSWSTHLRSAQDFVKVGDEVEAQILTLDREERKMSLGMKQLHPDPWTDITTKYPVGSKHTGTVRNYTNFGVFVELEEGIDGLVYISDLSWTKKIKHPSDFVTVGDQLEVQVLELDVENRKLNLGHKQTQDNPWDAHESTYTIGSIHEGTIKEKNDKGATVVFADGVEAFAPTRFLEKEDGGKLAKGDETKFQVTEFSKEYRRIVVSHTSIFREEEQKNIKAAAAKAQEVEKTTLGDIGGLAELKKKMEGK
- the glmM gene encoding phosphoglucosamine mutase, which encodes MTLIKSISGIRGTIGGNTGDNLTPIDAVKFAAAYGTFIKKKNSEKEKITIVIGRDARISGKMISNLVANTLVGLGIDVIDLGLSTTPTVEVAVPLEKADGGIILTASHNPKQWNALKLLNEKGEFLNGEDGVEILKIAENDATIQFAEVDDLGSYRKKKNYIKKHIKEVLKLDLVDKKAIKKAKFKVVVDGVNSTGGIAIPALLKELGVKCIELYCEPNGHFPHNPEPLKEHLTDISELVVKEKADLGIVVDPDVDRLALISEDGSMFGEEYTLVACADYVLGQLGGGNTVSNLSSSRALRDVTEKHGGIYTASAVGEVNVVQMMKDTNTVIGGEGNGGIIYPESHYGRDSLVGVALFLSHLAHKKTSCKALRDSYPSYFMSKNKIQLTPQIDVDKILETMANNYKNEDVNTIDGVKIDFANEWVHLRKSNTEPIIRIYAESTSQDNADALAKRFITEIQQIIQ
- a CDS encoding aminotransferase class V-fold PLP-dependent enzyme; its protein translation is MDLEQYFDKFRKNIVGIDQTFQTPYGEKKMIYTDWTASGRLYRPIEEQLLNKFGPFVANTHTETSTSGAAMTLAYHEARNIIKRHVNASSNDVLITEGSGMTGVVNKFQRILGLKINENLKENTQVPDEKRPIVFVSHMEHHSNQTSWIETIADVEVVPCNDEGLVCLDKFEETIKKYLDRPIKIASIVAGSNVTGIKTDYHKVASLIHKYGGLCFVDFACSAPYVDIDMHPEKEDEYLDAIFFSPHKFLGGPGSSGVLIFNKKLYKNMVPDNPGGGTVSYTNPWGQHDYFDDVETREDGGTPAFLQTIKIALCIQVKDQMGTNKIKEREDEINPIIFNCLENLEGVKILAPDHKDRLSIFSFYFEKYHFNLVVKLLNDRFGIQTRGGCSCAGTYGHFLLNVDQIRSNEIKGQILEGCNTEKPGWVRLSVHPTITNEEVQFICESLQALAENIEEWSKDYEYDIAKNDYVHKTIEPIEKQLVTDWFSL
- a CDS encoding M14 family zinc carboxypeptidase; translation: MTHLNSSFLEDNYSKIKEDSISGRWITLTDIEPLYLGLQNSEIQTKIIGESEEGRAIYKLKLGKGKKRILVWSQMHGNESTGTKAVFDFLNFLQRFPTHQITKSIIDNCSITIVPMLNPDGAQAYTRVNANNVDLNRDAVELEAKESKLLRSVLEEVNPQFCFNLHDQRTIFGVEGTKNPATISFLAPSEEEKRTITEGRKETMNVIVAMNDLLQEIIPNHVGRYTDEFYPTATGDNFQKLGHNTILIEAGHFAGDYDREEVRKFNFYALLQGIYHISSVESFKEFEKYLAIPNNIKNFYDVIYRSKNNEKDVAYQYVETIENDKFALVLTKEKEGNLSMYLAHKEFIKNS
- a CDS encoding Lrp/AsnC family transcriptional regulator, which produces MKKFILDEIDHQILDILIENARTPFTDIAKKLLVSAGTIHVRVKKMEDEGIIQGSTLTLNYEKMGYSFIAHVGIFLEKTSMTQHVLDNLRLIPNVTVAYVTAGKYNIFCKVRAKNTNDAKDIIYRIDDIHGVNRTETMIALEESINDKKRLMHAIFKDI
- a CDS encoding pseudouridine synthase; the encoded protein is MKLDVIYEDDYVLCVSKPNNVVVHHAHHSRNVADEDSLLQMIQQQFNQKMYPIHRLDRKTSGIILLAKETKFVAKFQELFTKNEIQKTYYGIVRGHAPETKIIDSPVKGRDANVHKDAETHLSTIKTVTVNIPVKPYDTSRYSLVKLAPKTGRLHQLRIHMNKISHPLVGDPKYGDKNHNTMFIDNFDCENLFLHAYSLEFIHPYSNKKLLIKADFPKDWYVVYEKFNWSL
- a CDS encoding multidrug effflux MFS transporter; the encoded protein is MQKNNQSKLEFIALMASLMSLVALSIDALLPALEQIGISIRVQQGSHDSQLLVTMIFLGLGFGQLISGPISDSLGRKPVIYGGFILFVIASFICVSATNIEMMVLGRVLQGIGLSAPRTISIAMVRDSFSGNYMAKIMSFIVVIFILVPVVAPAIGKLMLDAYGWKSIFYSQLIFGVVVMFWLWKRQPETLQEENRIKFAFRLFLDGSKEFIKYKQAVIFTLISGFITGSFMVYLSASQQIFQEQYLLVDEFPYIFAGLAISVGFATFLNGSFVMKFGMHKLVSFFLIMFSTVPIIYITLFYQKENPSIVILLIFFALQFFSIGFLFGNLRALAMQPVGHIAGIGAAINGFVSTIMAVPIATFIGKYVETTTLPLFMGFFICGALSLLLLNFTKLKPVNE